A single window of Plectropomus leopardus isolate mb chromosome 12, YSFRI_Pleo_2.0, whole genome shotgun sequence DNA harbors:
- the LOC121951951 gene encoding proenkephalin-A-like, translating into MASPVHSSCVWMVVLGACVSLVVGMECEKECALCVYRLLGQQSSFSSLTCSLECEGGLDSQKLRLCQDLLLEHENHIPMNPDPHQQQEQEAASAMTADDEDATSPEHQLAKKYGGFMKRYGGFMSRRSSSPEGVLEDPGNQEEEEKVRLEILKILNEAAKHGGERDGPGGEAVKRYGGFMRRAEGGVTQGDLLEAVLGRGLKKRYGGFMRRVGRPEWLVDSSKSGGVLKRVWENGSELQKRYGGFMD; encoded by the exons ATGGCTTCCCCCGTACACAGCAGCTGCGTGTGGATGGTGGTTCTGGGCGCGTGTGTGTCGCTGGTGGTTGGAATGGAGTGCGAGAAGGagtgtgcactgtgtgtgtacCGTCTGCTGGGACAGCAGTCCAGTTTCTCCTCCCTG acatgctCTCTTGAGTGTGAGGGTGGGTTGGACAGCCAGAAGCTCCGCCTGTGCCAGGACCTCCTATTGGAGCATGAAAACCATATTCCAATGAATCCTGACCCCCATCAACAGCAAGAGCAGGAAGCAGCTAGTGCCATGACAGCCGACGATGAGGACGCAACATCACCAGAACACCAACTGGCCAAGAAGTACGGCGGCTTCATGAAGCGCTATGGTGGTTTCATGTCTCGTCGCTCATCCTCTCCAGAGGGGGTACTAGAGGATCCTGGAaaccaggaggaggaagaaaaggttCGCCTGGAGATCCTAAAGATTCTCAATGAGGCAGCTAAACATGGTGGCGAGAGGGACGGCCCGGGTGGCGAGGCGGTGAAGAGGTACGGAGGCTTCATGCGTCGGGCTGAAGGTGGGGTGACACAGGGCGACCTGCTGGAGGCAGTGTTAGGCCGTGGGCTCAAGAAGCGCTATGGTGGGTTCATGAGGCGTGTGGGCAGACCTGAGTGGCTGGTGGACAGCAGCAAGAGTGGGGGGGTGTTGAAACGGGTTTGGGAGAACGGTAGCGAGCTACAGAAGAGGTATGGGGGGTTCATGGACTAG